One window of the Oncorhynchus clarkii lewisi isolate Uvic-CL-2024 chromosome 19, UVic_Ocla_1.0, whole genome shotgun sequence genome contains the following:
- the LOC139374839 gene encoding uncharacterized protein: protein MAMVFHTQIASIMEVLANAAVAEICKLVDDDYAVFRLEITQSQKENRALRRKLQLLELKKVARERAERSMRERVNASRFSSVKILDRYRGIARGHMSFVKPAGHNTWSDDQPITVDEGSGTSTQQVIIIESAGPGVKLERSEGEHIQTGVAGVPPVATEDPTTAPAAPKTRRSITKVGGTLNAVLKSGIDTKNLMGQGRLGCPALHSEYLLDGNPSPRMDLSHQDLGDTLQIGKDPSCSYATEMIHGDMPVGLDTQTNPMRGDWNQYSSSVYSEGSLDKKGEVIVIDEVTVKVEGDSPLTWNADETRFGEGHSQGNTNDFLDYRKSLETNLTVVTHSPLHTLRDCDPLSTPMASSDSQYLFDQVLNSKDQRAKAQGGGATSGNSKEKRFLCMFCNKGFSSSQKVAIHQRVHTGEKPFSCTQCHMRFTQAGDLKRHQRVHTGVKPFSCTQCHMSFAQAGNLKRHQRVHTGEKTTTP, encoded by the exons ATGGctatggtttttcacactcaaatagcctccattaTGGAGGTTctagcgaatgcagccgtggcagagatctgtaaactcgtagacgacgactatgcagtgtttcgtttggaaataactcaaagccagaaagaaaacagggcaTTGCGGAGGAAACTACAACTACTGGAACTGAAGAAGGTTGCACGGGAGCGCGCAGAAAGGTCAATGCGAGAGCGTGTCAACGCCAGTCGTTTCAgtagtgtcaagatcctcgaccGATACAGAGGAATTGCAAGAG gccacatgagctttgtgaagccagcaggacacaatacatggagcgatgaccaaccaatcactgttgatgaggggagtggaacctcaacccagcaAGTTATCATCATAGAG TCTGCAGGTCCTGGGGTCAAGCTGGAGAGATCTGAAGGAGAGCACATCCAGACTGGAGTGGCTGGAGTGCCCCCTGTAGCCACGGAGGACCCCACCACCGCCCCAGCGGCACCAAAGACCCGACGCAGCATCACGAAGGTCGGTGGAACGCTGAATGCCGTCCTCAAGTCAGGGATCGACACCAAGAATTTAATGGGTCAGGGGCGACTGGGCTGTCCCGCTCTCCACTCAGAATATTTACTTGATGGTAACCCGAGCCCGAGGATGGATCTGTCCCATCAGGACTTAGGAGACACGTTACAGATTGGCAAGGATCCGTCTTGTTCATACGCTACAGAGATGATACATGGTGACATGCCTGTCGGCTTAGATACACAGACTAATCCAATGAGAGGGGACTGgaaccagtacagtagtagtgtatactctgaAGGGTCCCTAGATAAGAAAGGGGAGGTTATAGTCATAGATGAGGtgactgtgaaagtggagggTGACTCTCCTCTGACATGGAATGCAGATGAGACTCGCTTTGGAGAAGGACACTCACAGGGCAACACCAATGACTTCTTAGACTACAGAAAAAGCTTAGAGACCAATCTAACTGTCGTAACCCACTCCCCTTTACACACGCTCAGGGATTGCGACCCACTGTCTACGCCAATGGCATCTTCCGATTCACAATACCTTTTCGatcaggtattgaactcaaaGGATCAAAGGGCCAAAGCACAGGGAGGGGGAGCCACATCAGGAAATAGTAAAGAGAAACGGTTCCTttgcatgttctgtaacaaaggcttcagcaGCTCCCAGAAGGTGGcgatccaccagagggtccacacaggggagaaaccattcagctgtacccagtgtcataTGCGCTTCACCCAGGCTGgtgacctgaagaggcaccagagagtcCACACAGGGGTaaaacccttcagctgtacccagtgtcacatgaGCTTTGCCCAGGCTGgcaacctgaagaggcaccagagggtccacacaggggagaaaacAACAACCCCCtag